CTCACCGCCATGAGCGCGATTCATTTGTACGACATGAATCGTTGGCTGAAACAAGCGGAGATTGCCGCGGCGATGTCCCTTGAAGCATTGTATGCGAATATGAAACCGTACGACGTCCGGCTTCATGAACTCCGTGGATTCCCCGGCGCAGTCCGAAGCGCGAAAGCGATTATCGCGTGCATCAAAGGAAGCGATTTACTTTCCGGCAAGATGAAAACAAAAGTGCAGGATGCGTATTCGATGCGTTCGACTCCGCAAGTCATCGGCGCGGCGCATGATGCAATTGCATTTGCTCGAAAGCAGGTTGAGATTGAACTCAACGGCGTCGGCGATAATCCCATTTTCATTCCCGAAGACAAACTGACATTAACAGGAGCGAACTTTCAGGGGACGCCTGTCTCTCTTCCGATGGATATGGCAAGTATGGCAATTACAATGGTGAGTGTTCTCTCCGAACGAAGATTAAATCGTTTGCTCAATCCCGCGCTCAGTGTCGGACTTCCCGCGTTCCTTACCAAAGGGGCTGGAATGTTTTCCGGTTTGATGTTAAGTCAATACACCGCGGATTCGCTCATCGTTGAACAACGCATTCTCTCCGCTCCCGCATCCATCGCTTCTATTCCCGCCGCCGCAGACCAGGAAGATTTTGTTTCGATGGGAATGAATACAGCAATCAAGAACGGACAAATTCTTGATAACGCATACGGAGTTCTCGGCATTGAATTTATGGCGGCGGCGCAAGCGCTCGATTTCCGCGAGTTCACTCCCGGCAAAGGCGTTTCCACCGCGAAGCAAATTATCCGCAACCATGTCGAGCATCTCGATGTTGACCGACCGCTCTACCCCGACCATACGAAGATGAAAGAGGTGGTGAAGTCGTGCGAGATATTGGAAGCGGTGGAAAATAGTGTAGGTAGTCTTGAGAGTTGAGATTAATATTGGAAAAGATGGAGTCCACCTTTTCGATAGAAACGATAAACATCTTCAAACCTGTACACTTCGATGAGGCAGGTGGACTCCTTCTGCCCCATCTGCAAACAGAAAGAAAAGAGGGAGTCCACCCTCCCCACATCTCTTGCCGATTACAAGATTTTCGCCATCACGCGGATTTCATCCGACCATTGACCGTCCAGAAGGAGTGTGTTGATTGCTGAACCGAAACGAATGAGACGAAGATACCACACATCAAATCTCACGTCCGGCAATCCGGGCGAGAGTTCCCACGACTGTTTCCGCGAGTCCCCGAATTCGGGCGAGAAGTCCCTCGACTGTTTCCGCGAGTCCCCGGATTCGGGCGAGAACTCCCACGACTGCTTCCGCGAGTCCCCGGATTCAGCCGAGAAGTCCCACGACTGTTTCCGCGAGTCCCTGGATTCGGGCGAGAAGTCCCACGACTGTTTCCGCGAGTCCCCGGATTCGGGCGAGAAGTCCCACGACTGCTTCCGCGAGTCCCCGGATTGAGTCGAAAAGTCCCTCGACTGTTCGGAGAAGTTCCACAACCCGTCCGTAGAACTCCACAACCGTTTTGTGGAAGCCACAACTGCCCAAAGTAGTCTATTTATGAAGAAAATGAAAAAAGTACCCCAAGACAGCGATTCCTACCCGCCTGCCTTTTTGTACTTCAGCCATACCGTGCCGCTAATTCTTAATAACCAAGAGAAAGTCCTGATATCGGTGTTCTTCGTTTATGTCTGAATCAGATGAACCGACACTGAAATTATACATAAAGTCCACGTGGTCGGAAAACCATTTGTAAGACGGGTCATCAATCTTACCGGTCACAAGTAGTTCAAACAACCTGTACGCTCCTTTCAGTCTGAATCCATATCCTTCGGTGGTTAAGTCCTTCCTTCCCAAGGGGTCAACAATGCGCCCGCCCCGGTACAAAAAGAATTCTATGAAATTCACTTCCCAACCTTTTCGTTTCTCTATCTGTTCGCTTGAGTTACCAAGGATAAAATCATGGACAACATTCAATTTTCAACATTTGACACCAACCTGCCAGTCAAACATAAACAATGTATGCTACTATCAAAATTTTACTCGTTAGTAAAAATCACTAATCGAAGACATGGCATTGTTGGCATGAATCATCATTTCACCAACAACAACTTCTTCACATCCTGAAACATCACTTCACCGTTGGTTTGCTTCCGTGCGGTGAGGCGGTAGAAATACATTCCCGAACCGAAGTTGCCGGCGTTCCATGTTGTAACATAACTGCCGGGTTCGTAGAGTGTGTTGTTTAATAATGTTGCAACTTCCTGTCCAAGGACATTATAGATTTGCAACGTCACCGTCACTGGCTCGGGAAGATTAAACTGAACTGTTGTTGACGGATTAAACGGGTTCGGATAATTCTGTTCAAGCGAAAATACTTTCGGAAGTTCTGCGCCGGATTGCATTGTCAATTCCACTTTTGTAATTGCAGGATTATCAATCCTCAGCGAGGACTTTCCATCCGCCATGATTGTGCCGAGCCGTGTTCCTCGTTCCGCATCGGAAATAGTTATAAACTGAATTTCATTCCCGACTCCCTCGCACTGAATTGTTACAGGATAAGCGCTTGATTGAATAATAAGTTTCTTGCTCGTTGTTTGTTTGCCGGATAGCAATTCAACAAATGAGTTTGAAGTAAACCGTGCATCGAACGCATCAGTCGGAGGAACGGGGGGCAATTCAAATTCCGAAATTGAGCGCGTTAGTGAAGATTCGTTGGCAAGATACAATATTTGCTCTCCCCCTTTTCTGTCGCGAATCATGAGTTTATTGAATTGGTGAACGTCAGGAAGTTCAAAGGCGTTTTCCTGTTTTGCAAATCCAGAAGCCGTCACAAATAATTTCCCTGCCTGAGTCGTCTTCACCCAATATCCTTTCCCCGGTCTGATGGAATCGGTCGGGGAATACCCGCCCGCGTACCCGTAATATGCACCTGACACAATACCCGGCGGATTCGATGAGATTCCGGAAGGAGCAACCGCCGATGAGATAGAACCGACCATATTCCATCCTGTTGCAACGGTAAATGTGTCCACTGTACGAACAGTCCCTTCCAATCCTACTTTCTCAGCACGATAGAACTTCAGCCAGTACCCCAAACTGTTTTTCAATGTCTCCGCCGCGAAGTATCCGTTCTTGTACCCGAATGCCGTAGAAACTGCATTCCGGTAGATATAAGTCTTCAAAGAACTTGTTGTTGCATTGAGCGGGAGCGAAACAATATTCCAATTTTGCAATATATTGATGTAAAACGGAATCTTCTGTACCAGTTGCACACTCTTGATTGTCGGGTCAGTTATCGTTACCGACGATTGCGTTTTCATATTGATATGAAGTTTCGTTCCTCCCGTTGCCGAATCAATAAGGAACAACATACCATCTGCTTTCGATTGAAGATTCCATTGTAACTGAATCGGGTAACCGCCTGTGCCGGGTTGAAACGTGCATGTGTATGTGTTGACTGTGTTTGTATTTTCTGTGAACGGACGATAATCAATTGCCGTCGGAATTGCGGATGGCAAAATCCACCGGGCGTCAAATGTTCCTGCCGGTGGTGTTACACCAAGTTGAATTTCACCAAGTGAAGGGTCTAACCCTGTCGTCGCGGCTTTCAAGGCACCGAATGAGAGTGCCGAAGTTTCGGCTCCATTATCCGTCACAGTGAAATTCGCGACAAATTCCTGCGGGTGTTTCGGAAAATGGGAAGCATCTCCCAAATACCATGTCATAAACTCTTTCACTGAATCAAGTCCGGTCGCCATATACTCTTCATCAATAAAATCCGAATTACCTAAGTTGATGAGAAGGTTACTTGAGTCTTTGAAGAACGCAACCTCGTACGGTGACATGTATGATTCTTCCTCGGCATAGCGGAGAAAGACAGTTGCTTTGTAGTTACTTCCACCGACCGCCGTTCCGACATAATATCGTCTGACATATATCGAATCGGGCATTAATGGAGAATAAAAATTCGGGAACGAAGTTAAAAGCACATGAGTGGGCGTTGTTCCACCCGGATAAAATCTCACTGTCGTTACAGGACTTTCAAACCGATAGGTTGAGGTCGAACCGGAAGCAATCGCTCGCTTCACAGTTCCGCCGTTGAAATATCCGTTACCGAAAATTGCCGCGGTATCTGTCGTAACAATCGAAATTGTATCGTTGCCACGAACGTTGAGAGGCGCATTCAGCGATAAATATTTATTGATATACACATTCCCGCTCGTGCTGACTTTCGAACTTTCCGTTAAGGTTATATGGCTAAACGTTCCCTTTATAGTTCCTCCTCCATTTAATGTCAAGGTAGAGTTAGCCTGATTCAATTCGCCATTTGTATTGATGATAAATCCGCCGCCGGAGATAATATCCGTTTTCGAAGCCGCATCAACTTCGAATCGTCCGTCGAGAATAATTCCATTTGAAACAATCAACTCGGAAATTCCAGAACCAAGAACCAATTGTCCTCCGGTTCCAACATTCAGTGAAGCAATGTTTATCCGTTGAGCCGTATGTCGTAACGTTGCCCTTCTGGTTGCGGCGGGAATATAAACGCTGTCTGCAAACTCCGGAACTCCTGTCGGCTGCCAGTTGAGTTCATTGTCCCAGAGAGAATCCCTACTACCCGTCCACTTCCGTAACGAGAGTGGAGATAACGCTGAAGAAAGAATGGTATTTCCTTGTCCGGCGGCGAAAAGCAATGCTCCGGTCGTTGTGGGAATAACCTGCACATTGAACAGTGTATTCTGTGTGCCGGATGATTGTAGTTTCCATGTCGTCCCTGCATCAGTCGAAGCAAGAATAACACCGTAATCTCCAACCGCCCAACCATTCACTCCATTGTTATACATTGCAATATCGTACAGCAACTCTGATGTTGTACCATCCGTAACTTGCATTTGATGCCAGGTAGCGCCACCATCATTCGTTCGTAGTATCACCCCGAAATCACCCGAAACAAAAACAGTATTCTGGTCAACAATATCAATTGAATACAAGGGGAAGTTCACGCCAGATTCCTGAAGAGTCCAGTTGTCTCCTCCATCAATTGTTTTCATAATCGTTCCGTCGGTACCGACAGTCCAGCCAATACTCCTATTAAAGAATTTAATTTTTTGCAAATCAGAACCGACATCGGTTGTTTCATGTTGCCAGACTAGCCCGCCATTCGTCGTTCTTAAAATTATTCCGAATGTACTTCCGCAAGCCCAGCCATACGTTCCATCAACAAAATAGACTGAGTACAACGGCAACATATCTTCCTCCAAGCCGGAAGTTTGTCGGGAAAAATTTACACCGTTTCCGGTTTTGAGGATAAGTCCGCTATCACCGACAACCCAGCCGGTGTTTTCATTCACAAACATGACACCGTACATCCAAAGATAATATCCGAGGTCTAACTTTCTCCAACTATATCCGCCGTCTGTTGTTTTCAAGCAAGCGCCTTCTTCACCGACCGAGTAACCAACTTTTGTGCTGGCAAAATATGTTTGAGACATCTCTGTTTTCGGCTCTGTGGAAAGGTGAATCCATGTTGAGCCGCCATTTGTTGTTTTGAAAATTGTACCGAAATCACCCATCGCCCAACCATTGGTCGCGCTGGAAAATCTGACGTGGAAAAAATCCTTGTACGTATCAACATTTTCAAATAATTCCCATGTTGAACCGGCATCGGTTGATTTCAACACCATGCCAAATGAACCGGCAATATAAGCAACGGTCGAAGTGACAAAGTGAACTCCCCACAATGTTCCGAATCCTAAATTTTCAACGGGCAACCACGAAGCGCCTCCATCGTTCGTTTTATATACCAAGCCGTAATCACCGGAAATAATTCCCGTTGATGTTGAGGTGAAACTCATTCCATACAAAAATCGTGTTGTGGGAGAAGTAAGACTTTGCCATGTTGTTCCCCCGTTGGTCGTCTTTAAAATTTTCCCGCCGGAACCAACCGCAAATCCCGTCGATGAATTGAGAAATTGAATTGTCCAGAGTAGCGCGTTGGTAGAAGTCGTCTGAGGAGTCCACGTTGTTCCACCATCGGTTGTTTTGATAATTGTTCCATATTCTCCACACGCCCAACCCGTTGTTGAAGAAATAAAATTGACAGAGTAAATAAACGCGGCAGTTGGCAATTGTTGTCGAATCCAACTGACACCTCCGTTGGTCGTTTTCAACATCACACCGTTTTCACCCGCAACCCAACCGAGGGTTCCGGTAAAAAAATGAATTGCGTGGAATTCTTCCGTAGAGCCATTCAGATTAATATCTACGTTCCATGTCTGTCCTCCGTTGACCGAACTCATGAATGTCCCCATCAATCCGCACGCGAAAAGCGTGTCCTGATTTACAACAGAAATTTCGTTGAGAACATTTCCTTGCGGCAACGGACTCACCGGCTGCCACGAAGTTTGTTGAGTGTGAACAAACGAAATGTAGATGAAAAGAATACTGAAAGAATAAACGATGCGTCTCATATCTATCCCATGTTAATAAATAAAATTATAGAGAAGTCCCTAAAAACAGCACAATCATACAAAGAAAAGTTGAATGAACCAAGCACATTCACCGAAAAATTATGGTGTCAAATGAAGGAGCGGATTACTCCGGTTTAATTTTCTGTTTTTGCTGAAGAAGTTTCTTTTGCAAAGCTTTTTGAATCGAATCTATTCTGAGAGAGTCGGCAATTCTGATACTGTCCCGGCTCCTACCACCCTTTACTTTTTGTGGCTCTGCGGCGAATTCTGTCAGAGGAAATTTTTCTGTAGTGTTTTTCATTTTTTGCAATTGCTGTAACGGCTGAGTCATTTTCATTTGGATTTCTTGCGCCGGTTCTGCGGCTTGCATTTCGATATTCTGCTGAACTGCTTTTTTTTCCAACTCTTCCTGTGCAACGACACCTTTTTCTGCATTATCCTGAACCGAAACAGCCGCTTGTTCATCCGATTCAATGTTGGGTTCTCGTGAACGTCCCGCTACTTCAGGCGCAACTTGAGTTGCCTTCTCTTGTAACTTCAAAGCAGGAAAAACAGTTTCCTTCTTGCTCTTGATTTCTTCATCTTTCCGGACCAAAATATCTTGGGATGTTTCCAACTGATTTGATTCCTGTTCAACCGCTCTACCGTCTGCTTGATTCGGTGGTTGCGGCTCAGAACTTTCTGCAATTGTGGGATGCTGAGGAGTTGTTGAAGCAGATTCATCGCGGTTTTTCATAAATACAACATACGAAATCACACTCACCGCGAGCAAAGCAAGAATTGAAGTTGCAAAGACAGGAACACGACGCGGAAAGAAAAGAATATCAAATAAACTCTTTCTTTCGCTCTCCTCTTTCGATGAAACAATTCTCCGATGAAGTCTCGCTTCAAAATCAGGAGACGCTTTCACGCGCGGCAAGTCCTTCAGCAACTTACTGACACTGCTTTCATCTTTAATATGTTTTTTCTTTTCATCCATTTCTTATGGTTACCGGTTTGAGGTTCCTGGTTTTTATTTTTCGTTTTTTAGTAA
This Ignavibacteriota bacterium DNA region includes the following protein-coding sequences:
- a CDS encoding T9SS type A sorting domain-containing protein gives rise to the protein MRRIVYSFSILFIYISFVHTQQTSWQPVSPLPQGNVLNEISVVNQDTLFACGLMGTFMSSVNGGQTWNVDINLNGSTEEFHAIHFFTGTLGWVAGENGVMLKTTNGGVSWIRQQLPTAAFIYSVNFISSTTGWACGEYGTIIKTTDGGTTWTPQTTSTNALLWTIQFLNSSTGFAVGSGGKILKTTNGGTTWQSLTSPTTRFLYGMSFTSTSTGIISGDYGLVYKTNDGGASWLPVENLGFGTLWGVHFVTSTVAYIAGSFGMVLKSTDAGSTWELFENVDTYKDFFHVRFSSATNGWAMGDFGTIFKTTNGGSTWIHLSTEPKTEMSQTYFASTKVGYSVGEEGACLKTTDGGYSWRKLDLGYYLWMYGVMFVNENTGWVVGDSGLILKTGNGVNFSRQTSGLEEDMLPLYSVYFVDGTYGWACGSTFGIILRTTNGGLVWQHETTDVGSDLQKIKFFNRSIGWTVGTDGTIMKTIDGGDNWTLQESGVNFPLYSIDIVDQNTVFVSGDFGVILRTNDGGATWHQMQVTDGTTSELLYDIAMYNNGVNGWAVGDYGVILASTDAGTTWKLQSSGTQNTLFNVQVIPTTTGALLFAAGQGNTILSSALSPLSLRKWTGSRDSLWDNELNWQPTGVPEFADSVYIPAATRRATLRHTAQRINIASLNVGTGGQLVLGSGISELIVSNGIILDGRFEVDAASKTDIISGGGFIINTNGELNQANSTLTLNGGGTIKGTFSHITLTESSKVSTSGNVYINKYLSLNAPLNVRGNDTISIVTTDTAAIFGNGYFNGGTVKRAIASGSTSTYRFESPVTTVRFYPGGTTPTHVLLTSFPNFYSPLMPDSIYVRRYYVGTAVGGSNYKATVFLRYAEEESYMSPYEVAFFKDSSNLLINLGNSDFIDEEYMATGLDSVKEFMTWYLGDASHFPKHPQEFVANFTVTDNGAETSALSFGALKAATTGLDPSLGEIQLGVTPPAGTFDARWILPSAIPTAIDYRPFTENTNTVNTYTCTFQPGTGGYPIQLQWNLQSKADGMLFLIDSATGGTKLHINMKTQSSVTITDPTIKSVQLVQKIPFYINILQNWNIVSLPLNATTSSLKTYIYRNAVSTAFGYKNGYFAAETLKNSLGYWLKFYRAEKVGLEGTVRTVDTFTVATGWNMVGSISSAVAPSGISSNPPGIVSGAYYGYAGGYSPTDSIRPGKGYWVKTTQAGKLFVTASGFAKQENAFELPDVHQFNKLMIRDRKGGEQILYLANESSLTRSISEFELPPVPPTDAFDARFTSNSFVELLSGKQTTSKKLIIQSSAYPVTIQCEGVGNEIQFITISDAERGTRLGTIMADGKSSLRIDNPAITKVELTMQSGAELPKVFSLEQNYPNPFNPSTTVQFNLPEPVTVTLQIYNVLGQEVATLLNNTLYEPGSYVTTWNAGNFGSGMYFYRLTARKQTNGEVMFQDVKKLLLVK
- a CDS encoding aromatic amino acid lyase produces the protein MSITLDGSGLTIEKLVRIARHNEQVELHPDALTRIKTCRAMLEEKIQAHEIMYGTNTGIGEFSEIVLNDEQVKEFQKYLIYNHAAGIGDPAPIEYVRGAMAGRINVHAHGNSACRPEITLTLIAMLNKGVTPVVCQKGSVGACGDLAPMSQIALLMMGEGEAWYNGERLPGKIALERAGIPVPGLHARDGLATINGSNLLTAMSAIHLYDMNRWLKQAEIAAAMSLEALYANMKPYDVRLHELRGFPGAVRSAKAIIACIKGSDLLSGKMKTKVQDAYSMRSTPQVIGAAHDAIAFARKQVEIELNGVGDNPIFIPEDKLTLTGANFQGTPVSLPMDMASMAITMVSVLSERRLNRLLNPALSVGLPAFLTKGAGMFSGLMLSQYTADSLIVEQRILSAPASIASIPAAADQEDFVSMGMNTAIKNGQILDNAYGVLGIEFMAAAQALDFREFTPGKGVSTAKQIIRNHVEHLDVDRPLYPDHTKMKEVVKSCEILEAVENSVGSLES